DNA sequence from the Treponema sp. OMZ 838 genome:
TGGCGGAGCATTCAAAGGCGGAGAAGGATCCCGTATTACCCTGTTTGCACGCGGGCTCTCCTTTGCGGATACCGAACCGCTGAATAATTTTGCATTTCTCGACCTGGAATCCGATGTGCAGGCATCGAGTTTGGAAGAAGCGGCACAAGCTTTTAATATCGGCATCATACGCAGCGTCCACAGCATCAAAGCACCGATCAAGGATATTGCCGCTAAAATACGGGATATTCGGCGGACGGATGAAGAGATTGTAAAAATTGCATATAAGGCCGATAACCTTGCGGATGTAACGGCGCTTTTCAAACATGCCCCGCAGTTTAACGGACAGAATATACTGATTGCGATGGGCAAATACGGTATCCCATCCCGTATTTTAGCGTCGAAGCTGCATTCTTCAATTGTATATACTATGCCGCGGGAATATATTGCACAGCATCATTTGGAACGGGAATTCATCGATCCTATTACGCTCAACGAGCTATATCACTTCCGCACAATAAACAGCGCAACGAGCATATACGGGGTTGTCGGTACAGATACGACAAGGAGCCTCAGCCCGGCTATTCACAATAAAGGCTTTGAACGAAAAGGAATCAACGCCGTCTATATCCCGATTTCCGCTGTAGACAGCAAGGAAGTTATTGCATTTGCCGATTACACCGGAATAGCAGGACTCTCGGTTACCCATCCATTTAAATTCGATATTATTCCTTTTTTGGATTCGATCGGGCCTGCTTCAACGGCATGCGGCGCAGTGAATACGGTACTATTTGACGGCGGTAAACGGCGGGGCTTTAATACCGATATCGATGGGTTTTCGCGGGCTTTGCAAGCATTTTTACACGTTCGGAGTCTTAGGTTTAAACATATCGCGATTATCGGTACCGGCGGAGCGGCTCATGCAGTTGCCAATGCCGTACATCTGCTGCATGGAAAAGCCTGTATCTTCGGCCGTTCTGCAGAAAAGGCGAAACAGCTGGCAGGGCGGTATAACTTCCGGTGGGCGGTGTCGGACTTGGCTTCCGTCCGTACACTTAAAAAATATTCCGACGTTATCATACAAGCAACCTCCGTCGGTATGCATGAAAATGAAGATCCGCTTGAATTTTACAGTTTCTCAGGCTCCGAAAAGGTATTTGACGTTATCTATACTCCCGAAAAAACCGCACTTTTAAAACGAGCCGAAGCTGCCGGCTGTGATATTTGCAACGGATACGATATGCTTCGGTATCAAGCTTATAAACAATTTGAACTATTTACAGGAGGTTCCTATGAGTAATACTATCAGTGTTGAAGATCAGAAGGTATTGGTAGCCCATACCGCTATCGATAAATTGGTTTCCGAAGGGCTCATCCATTCCGGTATGAAGATCGGTCTTGGAACCGGCTCTACCGCAATGCCTGCCGTAAAGCGTTTGGCCGAATATATTGCAAAAGGGAAGCTAAAAAATATCGCCGCCGTTCCCACCAGTTTTCAGACATCGATAGCGTGTGAAGAATTCAACATTCCGATTTTTTCCCTCAGTTCGGGACGAATCAACGGTTCGCTGGACTTAACAATTGACGGTGCAGATGAAATCGATTCCAAAAAAAATCTTATCAAAGGCGGCGGAGCGGCATTGCTGCGTGAAAAAATTATCGCGTATAACAGCGAACTGTTCGTTGTTATCGGCGATGAAACAAAGAGCGTCAAAACATTGGGCGTCAATTTTCCGCTCCCCATTGAGATTGTACCGGAAGCACGGCTCAGCATTATGAAAAAACTTGAATCTTACGGAGTCTCAATGATTATCCGCGATGGAATCCGGAAAAAAGGGCCGGTTATCACCGACAACGGAAACTTCATCATGGATATAAAATGGCCGGCCAATACAAAAATCAATCCTGCTAAATTGGAAAGTGAACTGAATGCCATACCGGGCATTATCGAAAACGGATTTTTTACCCAAAAACCTCCGCGCGTCTTTTTAAGCCGCTCAAACGGAACCGTCGAAGAATTCTAACGAGTGAGAGGATAAAAATCAGAGCAACCGTCCCGAAAGTTAAGCGGTTGCTTTCCTTTTGCACAAAATTTTGAAAAAATTTTGTGCAGGTTATATTATGAAGAAGGGGAAGCGCATCAGACCGATAGATAAAAATCGCGGAATAATGAGGCTGTGAGACCATTTGAACCTTCTTCAACTGTTGTACATCCGTGTACAACAGTTGAAGGCGAGTTTTGTGCATGCACAAAACATCGCTGCTGTAGGGAACCACTGCCATCCTTGGCAACTCTGGTTGAACAGCCTCATTATTCCGCGGGGATATTCGTAAAAATGTCTGATGCGCTTCCCCAGAAGGAAGAGAGATGAGAATAGGGATTTTTGCGGCGGAACAGCAAGAGATAGAAAATATCCAGCACAGTCTGCAAGGACGGAAAATCGAAAGAGCCAGACTCGCGTTTTATGAAGCGGGCTATGGTAAGCATACGGTTATCAGCGTATGCGGCGGCATCGGTAAAGTGAATGCAGCAATTTGTACGCAAGTGTTGATTTCGG
Encoded proteins:
- the rpiA gene encoding ribose-5-phosphate isomerase RpiA codes for the protein MSNTISVEDQKVLVAHTAIDKLVSEGLIHSGMKIGLGTGSTAMPAVKRLAEYIAKGKLKNIAAVPTSFQTSIACEEFNIPIFSLSSGRINGSLDLTIDGADEIDSKKNLIKGGGAALLREKIIAYNSELFVVIGDETKSVKTLGVNFPLPIEIVPEARLSIMKKLESYGVSMIIRDGIRKKGPVITDNGNFIMDIKWPANTKINPAKLESELNAIPGIIENGFFTQKPPRVFLSRSNGTVEEF
- a CDS encoding type I 3-dehydroquinate dehydratase, which translates into the protein MVPKICLVLTENTIDKNIQLIERYRSWIDIVELRADFLDPQELLYIRRFPKLARIPAILTIRRFLDGGAFKGGEGSRITLFARGLSFADTEPLNNFAFLDLESDVQASSLEEAAQAFNIGIIRSVHSIKAPIKDIAAKIRDIRRTDEEIVKIAYKADNLADVTALFKHAPQFNGQNILIAMGKYGIPSRILASKLHSSIVYTMPREYIAQHHLEREFIDPITLNELYHFRTINSATSIYGVVGTDTTRSLSPAIHNKGFERKGINAVYIPISAVDSKEVIAFADYTGIAGLSVTHPFKFDIIPFLDSIGPASTACGAVNTVLFDGGKRRGFNTDIDGFSRALQAFLHVRSLRFKHIAIIGTGGAAHAVANAVHLLHGKACIFGRSAEKAKQLAGRYNFRWAVSDLASVRTLKKYSDVIIQATSVGMHENEDPLEFYSFSGSEKVFDVIYTPEKTALLKRAEAAGCDICNGYDMLRYQAYKQFELFTGGSYE